DNA from SAR324 cluster bacterium:
TAGAAAGATGCTAGAAACAAACCTGAAAAGGTTTGTGAGCATTATATCTCCTAGGTTTACAAGCCACTGCTTCTGTCGTGTTACTCTTGAGATTAGCGCCATCTAACATAGTTTTTCTCATTGAGTTGTATGTTCGGTTGATGCCTATCGGGTGCACTCCATCCAGCATGCTCCTTCTCATCGAATTGTAATTCCTACTTATTCCCTTTGAATTAGTAATGGGCTTGCAGCCCAGACAACTTTTTCTCTCAAGCGGTTGAGTCATCTCCAGTTGTTTGGACCCAAAAGATGATGCAGCGATCGTCAACACACCCAATGTGAGTAGGACTATTTTTGTCAAGGCTATTGGTTTCAAATGATTTCCGTAATGGCATATAAGAATTAGTGAAAATTGCAGAGATTTGATCGCAGGCTGTCGGGAGTAGTTTCTAAATCATCTAAAAAAGTACTTTTTTGAATAGTAGACAGGCCTCACTACCACTAATTTTTTCTCTATCCCATAAGAAATATCAACCTGATCAACAATTATTTGTTTTTGGACTCAGTTGCATCTTGGAAAGTTCGATTAGAATCCCAATAATTTCATTCTCTAATAACCGAACAGTATCCAAGGAATTACCCAACTTTTCTATCTCTGGATTTAATTTTAATGGTAGTGCTACTAAACGATTTTTGATCTCACCCACACTTTGCTGGATGGCATCGATTACCGTTGTCTCATCACGCATTTTCTCTTTGGGTGATTCTTGAAAAGCTATTTCACTGAGTGGCATCTCAGCTTCCTTTTGTTGACCAAATTTCTCCGAATTTTCTATTCTTTCTTGAAAATTTAATAGCCATTTAGTGGCTTGTTTTAATGGAACTTCTCTGTGGCTATAGGGCATTCCAAGATTCACGTACCGATAGACTATTGCCAAACCATGCCCAGTTAGTTCTGCAAATTCTTCCGGACTTACTGTCAATCGATCAATTCTGGTTTCTTCGTTCATAAAATAATTCTAAAAGGCTTTCTGAGAGTTGATGCTCTACTATGAGCACCCAATCAATCTGCTGGAACAATTTCCAGTAAGATTCTAAATTTCTTGGGATCAAACTAATTTTTTAGTCGAGACAGACCGAGAGACATCAAACTGAAGTGACTAACGATTCGGTGGGTATGAAAAAACTATTATTTCTTCATGAAATACCCGTTAGGCCAGTGAGTTGGTCGTGACTCTGGTCAGCGATTCGTTTGGAGTGCTTCTGAAGTGAGGTACAGTCCGTTAATCCGGAGAAGCTCTATGCTGGACTGTCGTTATACGGCTGGTTAAATAGCAGATGTTCGTTGTCGATCAGCATTTTTCTAGATCAATAATACATCTTTTGAAAAAAATGTTTGAATTATTTTCACCAGAGTCGCTGGGGGCTGCAAAATCTTCCTTACAGAAAATCATATGAAATCAGGCTAACTCCACGCACAACTATACCCACGTGCGCTTGTAGCCTAACTCCACCAACTAGTTACACCTTCCACTGTGACGGGTAGTTCCTTCCTGTAAAGCAGGCTTGCCACACTATCTTTGATCTTTTTCTTGTTCCAAAATTTTCTGCTTACGTTCGATGCCCCACTTGTAACCTGCCAGATCTCCAGACCCACGAATCACCCGGTGACACGGAACCAGGATTGCCACATGATTAGAGGCACAGGCTCTGGCCACGGCACGGGCTGCCTTGGGTTGTCCGAGAGACTGGGCGAGTTGGGTATAGCTTACCGTTTCTCCAGATGGAATCTCGGTCAAGGCCTGCCACACCTTTTCCTGAAAGACCGTGCCTCGAATATCAAAGGGAAGCTTCATATCGCTTGATTGTCTTCGATGGGGATCATCAATCTGGGCCACCACCTCAGATATCCATTCTTGCCAATCTTCCTCTGCTTCTAGTAGCTCTGCAGAGTGGAAATTTGCCTCCAGTATACCCAAGACTTCTTCTTTCTCCGCAAACTCGACCAAACAGATTCCACACTCGGTTGTGGCAATCAGAATAATTCCAAGGCTTGTATTGCGGTGGGCATAACGGATTGTTTCTCCCTGAGCCCCTTTCTTGTGTTTGCTTGGCATTAGCCCTGGTGTGGTGTTGTCAGCATAAGCTCGTGATGGGCTATCGTAACCGGCTTCATAAATTGTTTGGGTGACAGTCTTTGAAGATTTCAATTCATTGCGGAAGCGTTGTTTCCGCAACGCCATAGCATACTGTTTTGGAGACAAGCCAACCTGTGCCTTGAATACACGCTGGAAATGACCTGGGCTGAGACCCGCTGATGCTGCCAATCTGGCTAGATCAAGATTTTCTTCTGCCAACTCGATTGATCGGCAAGCCTGAGCGATGGCTTTGCTATGCGATGAAGATTCTACTTGGTTGGGCTTGCAGCGTTTACAAGTTCTATAGCCCGCAGCCTGCGCCTGTGCTGGTGTGTCGTGAAACGAAACATTTTCCCGATTGGCTCTTCGGGAAGTGCAGCTAGGGCGACAGTACACACCTGTCGTACACACTGTGAAAACAAAGATACCATCCCACGCTTGGTCCCGATTACAAACAGCTTGCCAGCGTTGCTCATCAATCTCTCTGGAATCGTTCCTCTCTTTTTCTTGATTTTGCTGCATATCACAACTCTCGTGTAGCCCAAAGTGCCTTTAATTTCTTCCAGGGACGACCATCAACCGCGGCCATACCTGCACCGATCAAAGACATTCCCACTAAATGTTTCGGCAGTAGACTCTCATCCAGAAAAGCAATTCCCAGCAGAATGGCGCTGATTGGTATTAGGAAGGTAACCAACAACAAGTTTGTTGCTCCAGCTGTAGCCAAGATTCGGAAATAGAGAATGTATGCTAAGGCTGTCGAAAAAACAGCAATCCCTACAAGGGAGGCAAAGGCAGCTACGCTTGGCATTGGCATAGTCCATGGTTGCTCAACCAAGATCACCATCGGCACAAGAAACAAACTGGAGGCCGTTACCTGTCCTGTTGCTGTGATTATCGGTGACACCCCCATCACTTTGAATCGACGCCCAAAGATGCCCGCGAAAGCATAAGAGAGTGCTGCACAAAGAATTGCTATGTGTGCCAAGAAATTTGCACTTATCCCTGCAAGCATATCAGTGCCTATCATAGTGAAAACTCCAAGAAAAC
Protein-coding regions in this window:
- a CDS encoding DMT family transporter produces the protein MSANPTINTSMTFHEWGLLFALSILWGGSFFFNGVAVRELPTFTIVVGRVALASVALLLVMRVTGQQFPRNSRIWIAFGGMGMLNNVVPFSLIVWGQIQVASGVASILNAMTPLFTVVVAHFMTSDEKMNGSRLLGIVIGFLGVFTMIGTDMLAGISANFLAHIAILCAALSYAFAGIFGRRFKVMGVSPIITATGQVTASSLFLVPMVILVEQPWTMPMPSVAAFASLVGIAVFSTALAYILYFRILATAGATNLLLVTFLIPISAILLGIAFLDESLLPKHLVGMSLIGAGMAAVDGRPWKKLKALWATREL
- the ada gene encoding bifunctional DNA-binding transcriptional regulator/O6-methylguanine-DNA methyltransferase Ada, translated to MQQNQEKERNDSREIDEQRWQAVCNRDQAWDGIFVFTVCTTGVYCRPSCTSRRANRENVSFHDTPAQAQAAGYRTCKRCKPNQVESSSHSKAIAQACRSIELAEENLDLARLAASAGLSPGHFQRVFKAQVGLSPKQYAMALRKQRFRNELKSSKTVTQTIYEAGYDSPSRAYADNTTPGLMPSKHKKGAQGETIRYAHRNTSLGIILIATTECGICLVEFAEKEEVLGILEANFHSAELLEAEEDWQEWISEVVAQIDDPHRRQSSDMKLPFDIRGTVFQEKVWQALTEIPSGETVSYTQLAQSLGQPKAARAVARACASNHVAILVPCHRVIRGSGDLAGYKWGIERKQKILEQEKDQR